A single Candidatus Thalassolituus haligoni DNA region contains:
- the ribD gene encoding bifunctional diaminohydroxyphosphoribosylaminopyrimidine deaminase/5-amino-6-(5-phosphoribosylamino)uracil reductase RibD, producing the protein MNTPIEHSDEYWMAKALRLAERGLYSTSPNPRVGCVIVKDNRLIGEGWHQQAGGPHAEVHALRMAGDQAQHATAYVTLEPCSHFGRTPPCANALAAAGVARVVGACRDPNPQVGGRGFQHLRDAGIEVTESCLQAQAEALNTGFIQRMRSGLPWVSIKLAQSLDGRTAMASGASQWITGPDARRDVQRLRARSCAVITGASSVLIDNPSMTVRPAETGIEQPEHLWRQPLRVVIDGQQRLSGNEKLFNQSGDILLAVTDPTRVTVQRAAELGQLTLWQSPPTRSGKVDLPALLQFLAAQGHNEVLVESGAHLAAAFVESGLVNELVLYCAPTLLGSSARPLLVLPLESMQQQMRWQWQDIRMIGNDLRLILRPEQNQPG; encoded by the coding sequence ATGAATACCCCTATTGAACACAGCGATGAATACTGGATGGCCAAAGCGCTGCGACTGGCTGAACGCGGCCTTTATTCCACCAGCCCCAACCCCCGAGTTGGCTGTGTCATCGTCAAGGACAACCGCTTGATCGGCGAAGGCTGGCACCAGCAAGCCGGTGGACCACACGCCGAAGTGCACGCCCTGCGCATGGCCGGTGATCAGGCCCAACATGCCACCGCTTACGTCACCCTCGAACCCTGCAGCCATTTTGGCCGCACCCCCCCCTGTGCCAATGCCCTGGCAGCAGCCGGTGTAGCCCGAGTGGTTGGCGCTTGCCGCGACCCCAACCCCCAAGTAGGCGGACGCGGCTTTCAACACCTGCGCGATGCCGGAATCGAGGTCACAGAAAGCTGCTTGCAAGCCCAGGCCGAAGCTCTGAATACCGGTTTTATCCAGCGTATGCGCAGTGGGCTGCCCTGGGTCAGCATCAAACTGGCCCAAAGCCTGGATGGACGTACTGCCATGGCCAGCGGCGCAAGCCAATGGATCACCGGCCCGGACGCCCGACGTGATGTTCAACGCTTACGGGCGCGCAGCTGTGCCGTCATTACCGGTGCCAGCTCGGTGCTGATCGACAATCCGTCGATGACCGTCCGGCCAGCCGAAACCGGTATTGAACAGCCTGAACACCTGTGGCGTCAGCCCTTGCGGGTGGTGATTGACGGCCAGCAACGGCTGAGCGGCAACGAAAAACTGTTTAACCAGTCTGGGGATATTTTGCTGGCGGTTACCGACCCGACTCGCGTCACCGTCCAGCGGGCGGCAGAATTGGGCCAACTGACGCTCTGGCAAAGCCCGCCGACCCGTTCTGGCAAGGTCGACCTGCCAGCCCTGCTGCAGTTTCTGGCCGCACAAGGCCACAACGAAGTGCTGGTCGAAAGTGGCGCTCACCTGGCGGCGGCCTTTGTCGAATCCGGTCTGGTAAACGAACTGGTGTTGTACTGCGCACCCACCTTGTTGGGCAGCAGTGCCCGCCCGTTACTGGTGCTGCCACTAGAGAGCATGCAACAACAGATGCGCTGGCAATGGCAGGATATACGCATGATTGGCAACGATCTGCGCCTGATCTTACGACCTGAACAAAATCAGCCCGGTTAG
- the ribB gene encoding 3,4-dihydroxy-2-butanone-4-phosphate synthase, translating into MALNTIEEIIADIHDGKMVILMDDEDRENEGDIIVAAEKVTPEIINFMATEARGLICLPLSAERCDYLGLPAMVTANGAKFYTPFTVSIEAAEGVTTGISAADRAATILAAVNPMGKPEDIVQPGHIFPLRARPGGVLSRAGHTEAGCDLARLAGLNPAAAIVEVLNPDGTMARRPELEVFAEKHGIKIGTIADLIHYRIANEKTVELVSKDDISTEYGDFVLHTFRDTIQNETHLALTLGDIHPDSPCVVRVQTNNYLRDVLGMRPTSGSSWSSSHALQRIADEGEGVLVLLSAGQRESIEDSLGDFFGRARPVRSPNKDSSGAFLTIGTGSQILRELGVQKMRLLSSEMKYSGISGFDLEITEYLPFDA; encoded by the coding sequence ATGGCACTGAACACCATCGAAGAAATTATTGCCGACATCCATGACGGTAAAATGGTCATCCTGATGGATGACGAAGACCGTGAAAACGAAGGCGATATTATTGTTGCTGCAGAGAAAGTGACGCCAGAAATCATCAACTTTATGGCCACCGAAGCGCGTGGTCTTATCTGTCTTCCCTTGTCAGCAGAACGTTGTGATTACCTCGGTTTACCCGCCATGGTAACCGCCAACGGCGCCAAGTTTTACACCCCGTTCACGGTTTCCATTGAAGCCGCCGAAGGCGTCACTACCGGTATTTCTGCCGCCGACCGTGCCGCCACTATTCTCGCCGCCGTGAACCCGATGGGTAAACCGGAAGACATCGTCCAGCCGGGGCATATATTCCCGTTACGCGCCCGTCCGGGGGGGGTGCTGAGTCGCGCTGGCCATACTGAAGCCGGTTGTGACCTGGCACGCCTGGCGGGTCTTAACCCCGCCGCTGCCATCGTTGAGGTATTAAACCCTGATGGCACCATGGCCCGTCGCCCGGAACTGGAAGTGTTTGCGGAAAAGCATGGCATCAAGATCGGTACAATCGCCGACCTGATCCACTACCGCATCGCCAATGAAAAAACCGTTGAGCTGGTCAGCAAGGACGACATCTCCACCGAATATGGCGATTTTGTGTTACACACCTTCCGCGACACCATCCAGAACGAAACACATCTGGCGCTGACCCTCGGTGACATTCACCCGGACAGCCCCTGCGTGGTGCGGGTACAGACCAATAACTATCTGCGCGACGTGCTGGGCATGCGCCCAACCAGCGGCTCCAGCTGGTCGTCTTCCCATGCGCTGCAACGTATCGCCGATGAAGGCGAAGGCGTACTGGTGTTGTTGTCGGCGGGTCAGCGCGAATCGATTGAAGACAGCCTTGGTGACTTCTTTGGCCGCGCCCGCCCGGTGCGTAGTCCCAACAAGGACAGCTCCGGTGCCTTCCTGACCATTGGCACCGGCTCCCAAATCCTGCGCGAGCTGGGCGTTCAGAAAATGCGCCTGCTCAGCTCGGAAATGAAATACAGCGGCATCTCGGGTTTCGATCTCGAAATTACCGAATACTTGCCATTTGATGCCTGA
- the ribE gene encoding 6,7-dimethyl-8-ribityllumazine synthase, producing MKQIRTIEGNLTPNDGKYAIVVGRWNAFVVESLLEGAVDSLLRHGVDEENITIIRAPGAFEIPLVVQRIAASEQYDAIIALGAVIRGGTPHFEYVAGECTKGLANVSLEYSVPVSFGVLTVDSIEQAIERSGTKAGNKGEEAAMSAFEMVSLLSALEA from the coding sequence ATGAAACAGATCAGAACCATTGAAGGCAACCTCACCCCGAACGACGGTAAATACGCCATTGTCGTTGGTCGCTGGAACGCCTTTGTTGTGGAAAGCCTGCTTGAAGGCGCAGTCGACAGCCTGCTGCGTCACGGTGTTGACGAAGAAAACATCACGATTATTCGTGCACCGGGTGCGTTTGAGATTCCTCTGGTAGTGCAGCGTATCGCCGCCTCTGAACAATACGATGCCATCATTGCCCTCGGCGCAGTGATTCGTGGTGGGACACCACACTTCGAATACGTCGCTGGTGAATGCACCAAAGGCCTGGCCAACGTCTCGCTGGAATACAGCGTACCGGTTTCCTTCGGTGTACTGACCGTCGACAGCATTGAACAGGCGATTGAACGCTCTGGCACCAAGGCCGGCAACAAAGGGGAAGAAGCGGCAATGTCTGCCTTTGAAATGGTTTCCCTGCTGTCCGCCCTGGAGGCCTGA
- the glyA gene encoding serine hydroxymethyltransferase: MFSRDMNIADFDPDLWSAMQAEDQRQEHHIELIASENYTSPRVMEAQGSQLTNKYAEGYPGKRYYGGCEHVDVIEQLAIDRAKELFGAPYANVQPHSGSQANAAVFMALVKPGDTVLGMSLAHGGHLTHGASVSFSGRIYNAIQYGLNPETGEIDYEEVERLAKEHQPKMIIAGFSAYSRIVDWQRFRDIADAVGAYLFVDMAHVAGLVAAGVYPTPVGIADVVTTTTHKTLRGPRGGLILAKEDEELNKKLNFAVFPESQGGPLMHVIAAKAVCFKEAMSEEYKTYQAQVVKNAQAMAKTFIERGINIVSGGTDDHLFLVDLIGKEYTGKDADAALGRANITVNKNSVPNDPRSPFVTSGLRIGSPAITSRGFGEAQATELAGWICDVLDSLENGTSAHVEAEVKAKVIALCDQFPVYR; encoded by the coding sequence ATGTTTAGCCGCGACATGAACATTGCCGACTTTGACCCGGATCTCTGGTCAGCCATGCAGGCTGAAGACCAGCGTCAGGAACACCATATCGAGCTGATTGCTTCCGAAAACTACACCAGCCCACGGGTCATGGAAGCCCAGGGTTCCCAGCTGACCAACAAGTACGCCGAAGGTTATCCAGGCAAGCGTTACTACGGTGGTTGTGAACACGTTGATGTGATCGAACAGCTGGCCATCGACCGCGCCAAGGAACTGTTTGGTGCACCGTACGCCAACGTTCAGCCTCACTCTGGCTCCCAGGCCAACGCCGCCGTCTTTATGGCGCTGGTCAAGCCTGGCGATACCGTATTGGGCATGAGCCTGGCCCACGGTGGTCACCTGACGCACGGCGCGTCGGTCTCTTTCTCTGGTCGCATCTACAATGCCATCCAGTACGGGCTGAACCCGGAAACCGGTGAAATCGACTACGAAGAAGTTGAACGCCTGGCAAAAGAACACCAGCCGAAGATGATCATCGCCGGTTTCTCGGCCTACTCCCGTATCGTCGATTGGCAGCGTTTCCGCGACATCGCTGATGCCGTCGGTGCCTACCTGTTCGTCGACATGGCTCACGTTGCCGGTCTGGTTGCTGCCGGTGTCTACCCGACGCCTGTCGGTATCGCCGATGTCGTTACCACCACCACTCACAAAACCCTGCGTGGCCCGCGTGGTGGCCTGATTCTGGCGAAAGAAGACGAAGAACTGAACAAAAAACTCAACTTCGCCGTCTTCCCGGAATCCCAGGGTGGCCCGCTGATGCACGTGATTGCCGCCAAGGCCGTGTGTTTCAAGGAAGCCATGTCGGAGGAATACAAAACGTATCAGGCTCAGGTGGTAAAAAACGCCCAGGCCATGGCGAAAACCTTTATTGAACGTGGCATCAACATCGTTTCTGGCGGTACCGACGACCACCTGTTCCTGGTGGATCTGATTGGCAAGGAATACACCGGCAAAGACGCCGACGCCGCACTCGGTCGCGCCAATATCACTGTCAACAAAAACTCCGTTCCCAACGACCCACGTTCTCCGTTCGTAACCTCGGGTCTGCGTATCGGTAGTCCGGCAATCACTTCCCGTGGTTTTGGTGAAGCGCAAGCCACGGAACTGGCGGGCTGGATCTGTGACGTTCTGGATAGTCTGGAAAATGGCACCTCAGCACACGTTGAAGCCGAAGTGAAAGCCAAGGTAATTGCCTTGTGTGACCAATTCCCGGTTTACCGCTAA
- a CDS encoding riboflavin synthase has protein sequence MFTGIIEAIGTVASVTSVSGDLRLTIRSGALDLTDVKLGDSIATNGVCLTVVALPGDGFVADVSRESLSHTRISAWQAGTRVNLEKALLPTTRLGGHMVSGHVDGVGRISSRQADARSIRLGVNAPAELTRYIAAKGSITVDGVSLTVNALNDDGFTLNIVPHTAAETTLISIQPGQQVHLEVDMIARYLEQLVKAPATTEKTPMDAAFLAQHGFWK, from the coding sequence ATGTTTACAGGAATTATCGAAGCGATCGGCACCGTCGCCAGCGTTACCAGCGTCTCTGGCGACCTGCGTCTGACGATCCGCAGCGGTGCGCTGGATCTGACTGATGTCAAACTCGGCGACAGCATTGCCACCAACGGCGTTTGCCTGACGGTCGTGGCACTGCCCGGCGACGGTTTTGTGGCCGATGTCTCACGCGAGTCACTGTCCCACACGCGTATTAGTGCCTGGCAAGCAGGCACACGGGTGAATCTGGAAAAGGCGCTACTGCCGACGACCCGCCTGGGCGGCCATATGGTCAGTGGCCACGTTGATGGCGTTGGCCGTATCAGCAGTCGTCAGGCCGATGCACGTTCCATTCGCCTCGGCGTCAATGCTCCGGCAGAACTGACGCGTTATATCGCCGCCAAGGGTTCAATTACCGTCGATGGCGTCAGCCTGACTGTCAATGCCCTCAACGACGACGGCTTTACACTGAATATTGTGCCCCATACTGCGGCGGAGACAACATTGATTTCCATTCAGCCGGGTCAGCAGGTTCACCTGGAAGTTGATATGATTGCCCGCTATCTGGAACAGTTGGTCAAGGCACCAGCAACCACAGAAAAAACACCCATGGATGCGGCTTTTCTGGCGCAACACGGGTTTTGGAAATAG
- the nusB gene encoding transcription antitermination factor NusB, whose translation MSRASGNHKPSPAARRKARGFALQALYQWHIAGANLTQIESEFRADNDMSKVDLEYFHDILHGVPRERSALDEKIAPLMDRRLDEMTPVELSILRLGAFEMCRRPDVPYKVVINESVELAKIFGATDGHKYINGVLDKLAQRERGVEIRGARAPQRQDNKEQ comes from the coding sequence ATGTCACGTGCTTCTGGCAACCATAAACCCAGTCCTGCTGCGCGCCGCAAAGCGCGTGGTTTTGCCTTGCAGGCGCTGTACCAGTGGCATATCGCCGGTGCCAACCTGACTCAGATTGAATCGGAATTTCGTGCCGATAACGACATGAGCAAGGTCGACCTGGAATATTTCCACGACATTCTCCACGGCGTACCGCGTGAGCGTTCTGCCCTGGATGAAAAAATAGCCCCGCTGATGGATCGTCGCCTTGATGAAATGACACCGGTTGAGCTGTCCATTCTGCGTCTTGGTGCCTTCGAAATGTGCCGTCGGCCAGATGTACCCTACAAGGTCGTAATTAACGAATCGGTGGAATTGGCCAAAATCTTTGGTGCCACCGACGGCCACAAGTACATCAATGGCGTCCTCGACAAACTGGCCCAGCGTGAACGGGGGGTCGAGATTCGTGGTGCCCGTGCACCACAGCGGCAGGACAACAAAGAACAGTGA
- the nrdR gene encoding transcriptional regulator NrdR gives MHCPFCSHPETKVVDSRLMADGAQVRRRRECLGCAERFTTFECVELTFPHVIKQNGERETFRESKLRSGIERALEKRPIPVDTMDAAIHRILQTIRNKNDREISSRQIGECVMAELRQLDQVAYVRFASVYRSFKDLDEFRAEIERLTDSVTAAVITAVDA, from the coding sequence ATGCATTGTCCATTCTGTTCACATCCGGAAACCAAGGTGGTCGACTCACGCTTGATGGCTGACGGCGCCCAGGTTCGCCGTCGTCGCGAATGCTTGGGCTGTGCCGAGCGTTTCACCACGTTTGAATGCGTCGAACTGACCTTTCCCCATGTGATCAAACAAAATGGCGAACGGGAAACCTTCCGCGAGAGCAAACTCCGCAGTGGTATTGAACGAGCGCTGGAAAAACGCCCGATTCCGGTCGACACCATGGATGCTGCCATCCATCGCATTCTGCAAACCATTCGTAACAAAAACGACCGGGAAATTTCCAGTCGCCAGATCGGCGAATGTGTCATGGCCGAATTACGCCAGCTGGATCAAGTCGCTTACGTCCGCTTTGCCTCGGTATACCGCAGCTTCAAGGATCTGGACGAATTCCGCGCCGAAATTGAACGCCTGACAGACAGCGTCACCGCTGCCGTCATCACAGCAGTCGACGCATGA
- the thiL gene encoding thiamine-phosphate kinase has product MSEQPGGSEFALIQRCFSSGYPQNAATLLGVGDDASVICPPAGQHLVQSLDTQVADVHFPANAPAQLIAQRTLRCAVSDLAAMGATPQGFLLGLTLPDNQTDWLDDFAHGLRDAATEFGISLLGGDTTRGPALVISILVQGWVATAPTPTGLTRSGARVGDDVWVSGYIGAAALSLPTVLANPETTDGLAAAYYYPTPRLSLGQSLLGIATAALDISDGLLQDAHHIATASAVSLALTGEQIPTAVGCGHPDWPNCLTGGDDYELLFTASPAQQANIQTLAQRLALPLSRIGQCLPAAPGQPPAVTVSLDGLPLQLKTSGYQHF; this is encoded by the coding sequence GTGAGCGAGCAGCCGGGTGGTTCTGAATTTGCGCTGATACAGCGCTGCTTCAGCAGCGGCTACCCGCAAAACGCTGCGACCCTGCTGGGCGTTGGTGACGATGCCAGCGTTATTTGCCCGCCTGCGGGTCAGCACCTGGTACAAAGCCTCGACACCCAGGTTGCCGACGTCCATTTCCCTGCCAACGCTCCTGCCCAACTGATCGCCCAGCGCACTCTGCGCTGTGCCGTCAGTGATCTGGCGGCCATGGGTGCGACGCCACAGGGTTTTTTACTCGGCCTCACTCTGCCAGACAACCAAACGGACTGGCTTGATGATTTTGCTCATGGCTTGCGCGACGCCGCTACCGAATTCGGTATCAGCCTGTTGGGGGGCGACACCACTCGTGGGCCAGCCCTGGTAATCAGCATCCTGGTACAGGGCTGGGTAGCCACTGCCCCGACACCAACCGGTTTGACGCGCAGCGGTGCCAGGGTCGGAGATGATGTTTGGGTCAGTGGATATATTGGTGCCGCAGCCCTGTCCTTGCCCACCGTGCTGGCCAACCCTGAGACCACCGATGGGCTCGCTGCCGCTTATTATTACCCCACACCCCGGCTGTCACTCGGCCAGTCACTGCTAGGGATCGCCACAGCCGCGCTGGATATTTCCGACGGCCTGTTGCAAGACGCCCACCATATTGCCACCGCCTCGGCGGTTAGCCTGGCCCTGACCGGAGAGCAGATTCCGACAGCCGTCGGCTGTGGTCATCCCGACTGGCCCAACTGCCTGACGGGTGGCGACGATTATGAATTATTATTTACCGCCTCCCCTGCACAGCAGGCCAACATTCAGACACTGGCGCAACGACTGGCTCTTCCCCTGAGTCGTATTGGCCAGTGCCTGCCAGCAGCCCCTGGTCAGCCACCCGCAGTGACCGTTTCGCTTGATGGCCTGCCGTTGCAGCTGAAAACATCCGGCTACCAGCACTTCTGA